One Spirochaetota bacterium genomic window, ATTTTTGCAACAATTTACATTGATACATTCTCTTAATTAAAAAATAACGACAAATGCTACATCATCGAGAAAAAACCAAGGATTATACTTGCTTTGAAATGTGAATACTCATTTTCTAGATGTTTGAGAGCATGCCCTCTCAAACCCAGCCCCTCTTGAATTTAACCAAAAGAATAACATAAACACAAGTAATGAAGCTATATGTGAATGGTTATTGATGTATTTATAAAATCTAGATGAGGTATTTCACCTTTGTAAACACAATACAAAGAAGAATGCTGCTTCAATTATTTTCATTACGTGATTTTTGTATTAATTAAGAAATAATAGCATCTACTAAAATAAATACCTGAATATTTGGAATACTTTTTTAAAAATTATTTGATATTCCTATGCAAAGAATATAGTATCAGTAAAAGAATGATGTATTCATTATATTCCTTATAAAAAAGGAAAGACAAAATATTGATGATGAAAAAATTATCAATTTTTATTTTGGCCATTACATTTTTACACACAATTGCATTGGGGTATTCTATACTCCCAAATATAGTACAAAGCCAGAAACATTTCGTTAAAACAACCAGAGATCTTACCCTTTCACCAACACCCACAATAAAAGTATATATTTTGAAAAATGTCCCTATAACAAAAAATAATATAACCCTTGAAGCATACTATACATTTAAAAAACCTGCACATGTGAAATCACCATTTACCAGTAATGATAGATTATTGATAATAAATATTTTACATTCTGTCAGTACAATGCAGGGTATCCAATATTATTCGCAAACAAGAAAAAAACTACGAACACTTTTTGAAAAGTCATATGTAATACAATACCCTTCTTTTAAACAACTAGATGATCCTGTAATAAAAGATTTGAAACAAGTCTATACTTTTTATACTTTACAGAAGGATAGAATATTTGGTGAAATTACATACCAATATACCATATACCAGATGCCTGAGTTTATTTTATTAAAGACAGAAAATATAAACAGCGTTAAATATGTAATGATGACTGTTGTAGAGAAACGCAAATTTAAATTCTTTTTGTTTATTATTGATAAAGGGGAGGATATTGGTCTGTACTGTGTATATTCTATTGATATACTAGGCAATATGGCATTTCCTCTTCAAAAGGTTAAAGATTCTCTTTATCACCGTTCTGATGCTATCATTAATTGGTTGTATAATAAGCTTATGCAAAATTAAAATAACTTACAACAATGAAATAATAATGCCACCCATTTCTGAGTGGCATTCTAATATATAATACCAATCCCGGCAGCGACCTACTTTCCCACACCGTTACCAGTGCAGTATCATCGGCGATGAGGGGCTTAACTTCTGTGTTCGGAATGGGAACAGGTGTTTCCCCCTCTCTATAACCACCGGGAAGAATTTACTTGCCGTATGTGTTTGTCCTTATAAAAAGTCAGCTTAACTTTGTCAATCGAATTTACTGAAATATTTAAAAAAATTCAATTTTTTAAGATGATATATTTTTATCTCATAAAAAGTGGTATTCAAAAAAAAGTTGCTTTTTTATGCAAAATTTTTCAATTTCACATAAAAATACATTCACTACCTTTGGGAGGAATAACATGAATCTTGAAACTACAACTTGTATTTCTTATGAGCATCTGAATATTATAAAAATTTATTCAAAAAAATATAAGATACCTTTAAGTTCTTTTATAGTGAATTTTATTAACTATGTGCTATCTCATAAAAACATCAAAACAAAATCATACAGTCGTGTTTCTTATCGTCCTAGATATAATGGCAGTTGGAAAAGGCTTCATATTGTTCTTCTTGAACATGAATACGAGTTTTTTATGGATGTGAGGAAAGTTTATAAAGTGTCGCTTGCCAAGATGATAGCATATTGTATTGACAATTATTTATTCGATTTTATATCAGCACTTGAAAAAGATGATAATACCGATAACTATCGTTTTAGTGGATATACTTTTCAATTTTATCTTGAAGAAGGAATTCCCTGTTGTAAATTTTACTGGGGACCACACCCTGAAATATTAAAAAATCCATAAATTCCTCATGCTGAGTTCATAGTAGAATTACAAATGTTTTGACATTTGACAATTTACACTTTGATGTGTACAAACGCTTGATTAAAGAGCGCTATTCCATATTTGACATTTATCCCGAAGCATAATAAAATATGAATAGAGAAACTCCAACGCAACAAAAACTTATTTCAATAGTACCTGATGGATATACTCCAATGCGACTAGATGTATATCTTGCAGGTCGGTTTACATATTTATCTCGATCAAAATGGCAAAAGGAAATCAAAAGTGGCAAGATATTTGTTAACAATATACCGATAACTATACCTCATTATACAGTTTATCAGCATTATGTCATTGAATACAGACGACAGCCAGTAGAAGAACCACAGGTTGACCCAACTTACACCATCCTGTATGAAGATGAGTACATCATTGCCATCAACAAAAGCGGAAATCTTCCCACTCATCCTGCAGGAAAATATTTCCACAACACATTGACCATGTTACTATGGACCCAGACAGGTACACAGTGCATGCCACTCAACCGTTTAGATCGAGAAACATCAGGAGTTGTGGTGCTTGCCAAAAGTGGCAGTATTGCTTCAGCATTTCTGAAATATTCAGGAGCTATCGCCAAAAAATATTATGCGATAGTTATCGGTAATTGTTCGTTTACCAGGATAACAGTAGACACCCCCATAGGGATATCCCACGACTCACGTATACGAAAAAAGCGTGCTGCGTACACTGACGCCAAATGGCACTCCATCACTCACTTCAGCGTCCTTAAACGTTACAACAACTATACGCTTATTAAGGCAGTTCCCATTACCGGGCGTACCCACCAGATACGAGTACACTGTGAGCATATAGGGCATCCTATTCTGGGAGATACTCTTTACTCAAGCCGCGACGAAGATTTTATCACCTTTATACAGAATAAAGGCGCTATAGAGCGCTCATTCCCGCGATGCGCCCTGCACGCACGCATGTACAGGTTGTATCA contains:
- a CDS encoding RluA family pseudouridine synthase; its protein translation is MNRETPTQQKLISIVPDGYTPMRLDVYLAGRFTYLSRSKWQKEIKSGKIFVNNIPITIPHYTVYQHYVIEYRRQPVEEPQVDPTYTILYEDEYIIAINKSGNLPTHPAGKYFHNTLTMLLWTQTGTQCMPLNRLDRETSGVVVLAKSGSIASAFLKYSGAIAKKYYAIVIGNCSFTRITVDTPIGISHDSRIRKKRAAYTDAKWHSITHFSVLKRYNNYTLIKAVPITGRTHQIRVHCEHIGHPILGDTLYSSRDEDFITFIQNKGAIERSFPRCALHARMYRLYHPYLQKMIAIKAPLPHDMHTFLTQLENNNGATINTTKS